One Fragaria vesca subsp. vesca unplaced genomic scaffold, FraVesHawaii_1.0 scf0513139, whole genome shotgun sequence DNA window includes the following coding sequences:
- the LOC101305717 gene encoding pentatricopeptide repeat-containing protein At2g32630-like, translating to MEDAGLPNSSADDLKKHVMKVFEEATKDREDIYSKYMFDPIRDYDSLNENAIRTYHVLAADSGLADETKELFKPRPESGILTDVAVYTIIIWAYTYVDKTEAALKVYHRMIAAGVSPTCCTYIILIDSLATHSSFDVSFLGYAKKYFLEMLDKGMKPPSTSYMTVVDAITCCESAEKAREFVEQIQAKGFTPDSYVPHFGEGHLAEAMKGIKLYADLVNKATDKDMKKEFLNWQTKPKGLSSLSVKMIKALIKDGNADDAIKICKRTAEIGMQPTVVIHTCVIEAYLKLGKTKDVLEAYWGMLAAGVTPNSYTYTVLIKGLTADPNFFRDAKKCFLEMMEKGLRPNVATYTAVIESFAKQEDKACEEECKELVEVMISKGFVPNAKAMMEVLKGRPKSLIRGIMNIVLSKLRS from the coding sequence ACCAAAGACCGTGAGGACATTTATTCGAAATACATGTTTGACCCGATCAGGGACTACGACTCCCTTAACGAGAATGCCATTCGAACCTACCATGTATTGGCCGCCGATTCCGGCCTTGCTGATGAAACCAAAGAGCTCTTTAAGCCTCGGCCTGAGTCGGGCATTCTCACTGACGTGGCCGTCTACACTATTATCATTTGGGCCTACACCTATGTCGACAAGACCGAGGCTGCTCTCAAGGTCTACCACCGGATGATAGCCGCCGGTGTCTCCCCCACTTGCTGCACTTACATCATACTCATCGACTCACTTGCGACACACTCGTCTTTCGATGTCAGTTTTCTTGGGTATGCCAAGAAGTACTTTTTGGAAATGTTGGATAAGGGGATGAAGCCCCCCTCTACCTCCTACATGACTGTGGTTGATGCCATTACCTGCTGTGAGTCAGCCGAGAAGGCCAGGGAGTTTGTTGAGCAGATACAAGCAAAGGGGTTTACCCCTGACTCCTATGTCCCTCACTTTGGAGAAGGCCACCTCGCAGAAGCAATGAAGGGAATAAAGCTCTATGCTGATCTTGTCAACAAGGCCACTGACAAGGATATGAAGAAAGAATTCCTCAACTGGCAAACCAAGCCGAAAGGCCTGAGCAGTTTGTCTGTGAAGATGATTAAAGCTTTGATTAAGGATGGCAATGCTGACGATGCCATCAAGATTTGTAAGCGCACTGCTGAGATCGGTATGCAGCCCACGGTTGTGATTCACACCTGCGTAATTGAAGCCTATCTCAAGCTTGGCAAGACCAAGGATGTTTTGGAGGCCTATTGGGGAATGTTAGCTGCTGGGGTTACCCCTAATTCCTACACTTACACTGTTTTAATCAAGGGACTCACTGCTGATCCCAACTTCTTTAGAGATGCCAAGAAGTGCTTCCTTGAGATGATGGAAAAGGGGTTGAGGCCCAATGTTGCTACCTACACTGCTGTGATAGAGAGCTTTGCAAAGCAGGAGGACAAGGCATGTGAGGAGGAGTGCAAAGAGTTGGTGGAAGTTATGATAAGCAAGGGGTTTGTTCCAAACGCAAAGGCTATGATGGAGGTTTTAAAGGGTAGACCAAAATCTCTAATAAGAGGAATAATGAACATTGTCCTATCCAAGTTGAGGAGCTGA